A section of the Pseudorasbora parva isolate DD20220531a chromosome 2, ASM2467924v1, whole genome shotgun sequence genome encodes:
- the prf1.9 gene encoding perforin 1.9, with amino-acid sequence MIPLAILWSGLFLHLPPPTSPACFLGKEAECQDADFAPGSDLAGEGYDITKMQRLGTFVIDMSKWELKNNTCNLCKNPYMQDKKQKLPVPVVFWKATQKCSKSLSSSVYESSESLISSSASSIENNWKADLGVGNMLNKMSLMLAGTNSRLAEYSMTKTKKDKFSFIKQSASCGYYSYRIGSGFTLHRELNHDFTNLPETYDNQTKESYLSLVEKFGTHYIVQVTLGGSVQSVTSVEKCMATLQDVSVDEVKTCLDVVASASIKGRATTDIAYNHCKKAQDTKLSQHTFTTSFSDRLTEITGGHTQDTELLFSSSNDRGAYKQWLSSLAEKPDVISFSLKPLHMLLPVKNPKHEQLRRAIRDYILQRALWRNCSTPCKAGIVTNPKEPCVCSCHNNPNIKANCCPAQRGLAQITVTVTRATGLWGDYFTQTDGYVKVLRNQNIFLGETPVIWNQNSPTWNWKFDLGSFVLSKFGGLRLEVWDRDNKWDDDLLGACNIQLTAGVKSNFCSLNHGLLYYRTAVACAPSLAGSLCADYVGSPMSSHLEKMYVSRHARPIPKDMLMKMGVLLDERRFQLSQTSDPKRKTQTL; translated from the exons ATGATTCCTCTAGCTATCCTGTGGTCTGGGCTTTTTCTGCACCTTCCTCCTCCAACCAGCCCAGCTTGCTTTCTGGGTAAAGAAGCAGAGTGTCAAGATGCCGATTTTGCACCAGGATCTGACTTGGCTGGAGAGGGTTACGACATAACTAAGATGCAACGCCTGGGGACTTTTGTCATCGACATGAGTAAGTGGGAGCTCAAGAACAACACGTGTAACCTGTGCAAAAACCCATACATGCAAGACAAAAAGCAGAAGCTCCCGGTGCCTGTGGTTTTCTGGAAAGCCACCCAAAAGTGCAGCAAGTCATTATCCAGCTCTGTTTATGAGTCCAGCGAGTCCCTGATCAGTTCCAGTGCCTCCTCCATAGAGAACAACTGGAAAGCCGACCTGGGAGTAGGCAATATGTTGAATAAGATGTCGCTGATGTTGGCAGGAACTAACTCCAGACTTGCTGAGTATTCAATGACGAAGACCAAAAAGGACAAGTTCAGCTTCATCAAACAGTCTGCGTCCTGTGGATACTACAG CTACAGGATTGGCAGCGGCTTTACTTTACATCGCGAACTAAACCACGATTTCACAAACCTTCCAGAGACATATGACAACCAAACAAAAGAAAGCTACTTGTCACTTGTTGAAAAGTTTGGCACACATTACATTGTCCAG GTGACACTGGGTGGATCTGTGCAATCTGTGACCAGTGTCGAAAAATGCATGGCTACTCTACAGGACGTCAGTGTGGACGAGGTCAAAACATGTCTGGACGTTGTGGCATCTGCAAGTATAAAGGGGAGGGCCACTACAGACATAGCATACAATCACTGTAAAAAGGCCCAAGACACAAAACTGAGCCAGCACACTTTTACCACCAGTTTTAGTGACAG gtTAACTGAAATCACAGGCGGGCACACTCAAGACACTGAGCTTCTCTTCTCATCCAGCAATGACCGTGGTGCTTACAAACAGTGGCTTTCCTCATTGGCAGAAAAACCAGATGTGATTTCCTTTTCACTGAAGCCCCTCCATATGTTACTGCCAGTCAAGAACCCAAAACATGAGCAATTACGCCGAGCCATTCGTGACTACATACTGCAGAGGGCCCTTTGGAGGAACTGCTCCACACCTTGCAAGGCCGGTATTGTAACTAACCCCAAGGAACCTTGTGTGTGCAGCTGTCATAACAACCCTAATATAAAGGCAAACTGCTGCCCTGCACAGCGCGGACTTGCTCAAATTACTGTAACTGTGACAAGGGCGACAGGTCTATGGGGAGATTACTTCACGCAGACTGATGGGTATGTCAAGGTCCTGAGAAATCAAAATATCTTTCTAGGGGAGACGCCGGTGATTTGGAACCAAAATTCACCAACCTGGAACTGGAAGTTTGATCTCGGCAGCTTCGTTCTCTCTAAGTTTGGGGGTCTGAGACTAGAGGTGTGGGATAGAGACAACAAGTGGGACGATGACCTCCTAGGGGCGTGCAACATACAACTGACAGCTGGCGTAAAAAGCAACTTCTGTTCACTCAACCATGGTTTGCTGTACTACAGAACAGCTGTAGCTTGTGCTCCAAGTTTAGCTGGCTCCTTATGCGCAGATTACGTTGGCTCTCCAATGTCTTCCCATCTGGAGAAGATGTACGTGTCACGACATGCCCGGCCCATCCCGAAAGACATGCTGATGAAAATGGGGGTCCTTTTAGATGAGCGCCGCTTTCAGCTCAGTCAGACCAGTGATCCTAAAAGAAAAACTCAGACTCTGTGA
- the prf1.1 gene encoding perforin-1.1: MWAGLVIYLFLPVVQSCAKGKPNECAEANFAPGSNLAGEGYDVTKMQRKGAFVINTDVWRRKDKSCTLCKNPYMDGAKQRLPISVVDWRPSQKCSIKISSSLYQSSEDLVSSSTSSIENNWGVNLGIDIGQNKGSFIMAGTNSKLAEYSMEKTKKDKFSFASQTISCAFYSYRVSNKPVLHPEFKRSVKELPKTYNLDFKPRFYKFINNYGTHYITKVTLGGSVQSVTSIRQCEVALQGLSVDEVKICLEAEANASIRGKVDMKAETKHCSENKDKTEHKSSFSSRFNDRLTDITGGHTTEPELLFSGGKDPAAYKEWLASLPQNPDVISYSLESLHELIPTKDPVRKHLRQAIHDYILEKSLWRNCTDACRDGVKTNPNKPCACTCRNNPGITPDCCPSKRGLSRVQVTIVKAEGLWGDQTTATDGYVKVFDKHNVQVGRTNMITNNNSPYWGRTFDLGDGVLAENDKMKLEVWDEDSKWDDDLLGTCEIPIRAGRNENFCNLNHGVLFYKTEVTCAPSLSGPYCADYVGSPMNFHLEKAYVSRNARPVPAEMLMSKGVLLDRLYVHQKTNYSAKTIL, encoded by the exons ATGTGGGCCGGGCTTGTTATTTACCTCTTTCTGCCCGTCGTGCAGTCATGCGCTAAAGGTAAACCGAATGAATGCGCAGAGGCAAACTTCGCCCCCGGGTCCAACCTTGCCGGAGAAGGATACGATGTGACCAAGATGCAGCGCAAGGGAGCCTTTGTCATTAACACTGATGTCTGGAGGCGGAAGGATAAATCGTGCACACTTTGCAAGAACCCCTACATGGACGGGGCAAAGCAAAGGCTTCCTATATCTGTGGTGGACTGGAGACCCAGCCAAAAGTGCAGCATAAAAATATCAAGTTCCCTGTACCAGTCCAGTGAGGATCTGGTCAGCTCCAGTACCTCCTCTATAGAGAACAACTGGGGTGTAAATTTGGGGATAGATATTGGCCAAAATAAAGGCTCATTCATTATGGCTGGAACAAACTCAAAGCTTGCGGAGTACTCGATGGAGAAGACCAAAAAGGACAAGTTCAGTTTCGCCAGTCAAACTATCTCTTGTGCCTTTTACAG CTACCGGGTCTCCAACAAGCCTGTTCTCCATCCCGAGTTCAAACGCTCTGTGAAAGAGCTTCCCAAGACATACAATCTTGATTTCAAACCGCGTTTCTACAAATTTATTAACAACTATGGGACCCATTACATCACTAAG GTAACTCTTGGTGGAAGCGTCCAGTCTGTGACCAGTATCCGACAGTGTGAGGTCGCTCTACAGGGCCTTAGTGTGGATGAAGTGAAGATATGCTTGGAAGCGGAGGCAAATGCCAGCATTCGTGGTAAAGTAGATATGAAAGCAGAAACTAAGCACTGTAGTGAAAACAAGGACAAAACAGAGCACAAAAGCAGCTTCTCCAGCCGCTTTAATGACAG GCTGACTGACATCACTGGAGGTCACACCACAGAGCCCGAGCTCCTTTTCTCAGGAGGAAAAGACCCGGCAGCGTACAAAGAATGGCTTGCATCCCTTCCGCAAAACCCAGATGTGATTTCTTACTCTCTGGAGTCGCTACACGAGCTGATCCCCACCAAAGATCCAGTGCGCAAACACTTGCGCCAAGCCATCCATGACTACATTTTGGAAAAGTCCCTCTGGAGGAACTGCACAGATGCTTGCAGGGATGGCGTCAAAACCAACCCAAACAAACCATGTGCCTGCACTTGTCGCAACAATCCGGGGATCACTCCAGATTGCTGCCCATCCAAGCGTGGACTTTCTCGGGTACAGGTCACAATCGTGAAGGCTGAAGGTCTGTGGGGTGACCAAACCACAGCGACAGATGGATACGTTAAAGTGTTCGACAAACATAACGTGCAGGTCGGGCGCACCAATATGATCACAAATAACAACTCACCCTACTGGGGCAGGACCTTTGATCTGGGTGATGGTGTCTTAGCAGAAAATGACAAGATGAAACTAGAGGTGTGGGATGAAGATAGTAAGTGGGACGATGATTTGCTGGGAACCTGTGAAATACCCATAAGAGCAGGTCGGAATGAAAATTTCTGCAATTTAAATCATGGGGTGCTGTTCTACAAAACAGAAGTGACATGCGCCCCAAGTTTGTCTGGCCCCTATTGCGCCGATTATGTGGGTTCTCCCATGAACTTTCACCTGGAGAAGGCGTATGTGTCTCGAAATGCACGACCTGTGCCAGCAGAAATGCTAATGAGCAAGGGAGTGCTTCTGGACAGACTTTACGTTCATCAAAAGACAAATTACAGTGCTAAAACTATTTTGTAG